taaaAGGACAGGAACGTCAAATTCCACATGATACAATTGGCTTTCTTTCTAAGCTTTCTGTGGCTTATTCTTTGACCCAGGTTGGTCCAGATGGTCTGATGAAATTAAATGGCTCAGCCCTTAATAATGAGTTCTTCACTTCAGCAGCCCAAGGCTGGAAGGAAAGACTTTCAGAAGGTAAGTGTTCAACTTTACGTGTCTCCTAGGATGTGTATGCACTTGGAGGGCATATTtgcacctctgagcctcagtgggTATTTGCCCAGTTTTGGAAAGCAAAAGATAGAACATTTCATAAGGTAGAACTAGCTATTCTATGTGAAACACATTGCTAGACTTTTATTTAGAGCATGTAACCAGGTTTGGCTCCAGGAGGAGTTCAGCAGCATGTTTCTTTAAGGGTTTAAAGTCACCTggtaaactaaaaaatatatagactTTTAGGCCCTATTCCTAAagattctgtttcattaattctAGCTTAATGCCTaagaattgaaattttaataagcaGAATATAGAATTAGAGTTATTTTATGGTGCTGTGAATCATGGTTTGGTAAGCAGTGAGATAACTTCTTTCTTGCTGCCCAATCTCAATGAAACTAACagtaaaaagaatctaaaaaactaagaacttttttaaaaactgctttgagAAATGTTTCACgtactataaaattcacccatttgcAGCATACAGTTCAGTAGCAGCCAGAGCATTTTAATAAATACAGGTTATGATCAAGAATTGCTACCTGTGGTTACTGCTTTGCCGTGTTTCTAATTCTGATCTAACAGATTTATAGAGGGTATATTACAAAGCATAAAAAAGTGATTGATTGCGTAGCATGTAGTATCGGTCACTATTAGCAGTTCTTAACCCTGACTGCTCATTATAATCActtgtggtatttttttaaaatacagacatCCGGGCCCCAAAAACAATGATTTTGTTTTGCCTGCACttcagtgggtttttttaatatctctACTTTTCACAGTAGTTGTTGACTTTtcccttcctgtttttcttttcagggcAAATTCTGTGTAGAAGGGATCTCTTGCTGATTACTTTCaacctttctctttcttaaagatTTCCTTGAGCAGAGACCCCCTTTTTCTGAAAGAGTCAGAATCACATGAGCACTTTAAAACATACCTGTTACCAGTACTTTCTTTTAGAATAATTTGGATTTATGTTCCCTACTCCCCAACTTTTAAAAGTAGATATTATCAACAGTGATACCTTGATtattatgttacttttttttttgcatatgagcAGTCACTGCTATACCTATAGTCATGCGATCATATTTCGTGAGCAGCAAAAACTTTGAACACTGTATACATGTGAACAGAATTCAATACTATTTATTCCTCATTCTATCAAGCACAGTAGACACAACCAAAGAGCAGAAATTCAGAAGTTCTGGGTTGGATTCTGACAGTCAGATCCCTCTTTTCCCACTCATATGCCTAGGACTGTGATATCCACTGTCCTGTAAcacttttcctttccctcttcttacCCCCAAGAGGTCTTAAACTTCAAATCTGCCATTTCCACTTCTTATTCTCTAATGTCCTGGGTATTAGAGAATAAAAAAACAGCCTGTCTGAGTCACAGGTTTGACGATGGCTTACCAAGCACATTCATTGTTCTCTGCTGATGGAGTGGGAAGAATTGAGGTGTGGTTGgtagttttgaaaataaatggcaTATTCAGAGCAGCTGGGTCTTTGGCATATTGAGTGTCTTGTTGCTAGGGCACTAGACTCGTACAGTTTCTGGAACAATTAGAAAACTGACACCTCCAAAATAACTcccaactttttttgtttttttgccataCCGTGCAGCTTGTAGGAtgttagctccccaaccagggattgaacctgggcccacggcagtgaaagcagagtcctaaccactgggccaccagggaattcctactACCTACCTTTTTACTGGAACCTCAAATGTCTTTAAGCAGGGCCATAACTGTTCATTATGCAGTTAGAGCTAAAAGGCCTAAAACACAGGTTGCCTTGGAGAAACAgaactttttaataataaagtgTCCAGTGGCATTATTTACTGAAAGCCTATGACCAGATGACTATTTTTCCAGTGGAAAAGAAATGACAGACTCAAGGTTTGTAAGAAATCTAGAGAGACTATGATATTTGAAGCAGAGGTGAGGGTTGCTACAAGGAAGGCCCAGAGAAGTGGCCAGTTAACTTCAGCTGCGCACTGGCAACTACATGGAGTGCCGTGCAAGGGTTTTTATTTCACCTGACGGCTCCTAGGTAGTTCCCCTTACAATGAGGAATTTTGGGGAATTTCTGTTACTTTCATGTGATAGTATTCTGACTCCTGCATGAGTCTGTCATGATTTACAAATAGTTGAAAGTAGCAAATAGCATATTTctattgaatatcttttttttcccccttggtacaTACAGGTGAGTTTACACCTGAGATGCAGGTGAGAATTCGACAAGAGattgagaaggagaaaaaagtagaGCCTTGGAAAGAACAATTTTTTGAAAGCTACTATGGTCAGAGGTAAATATCAAGACAGGTTCTATAAACCAGTGTTAATTCCTATACATACGTCATGTGGTGCTTCATCTTATTACCTTTCCAGAAAATCTACTCTgcgatttccttcatttttttccactagTTCTTTTttaccaagaaaaatatttttttcttacgaATCGTAGGTACACAGAGTTGGATTACTCATAAtccttgactcttttttttttttttttaatatttggccgtgtcgggtcttagttgtggtgcgtgggttcttcattgtggtgtgcaggctcttcctgtggcgcacgggcttctctctagttgtggcgtgtgggtttttctctctctagttgtggcgcatgggctcgagggtgcatgggctccagagcacacgggctctctcgttgaggcactCAAGCTCATTAGTtacagcgcacgggcttagttgccccgcagcatgtggaatcttagctccctgaccagggatcaaacctgtgtcccctccattgtaaggcagattctttaccactggaccaccagggaagtcctagtccTTGACTCTTAACACATTACCATTGTAGAtggtgtggtttctttttttttattaaaaaaaaaaaaagattttattatcTTGAATTAGAGTCCTTACTTTGAGTAGATTGGTTTTTCTTCCAGTAACTTTATAATACATAAGAATACTGaagttctatatattttttattgtagtcaGTTATCCCACAATAGGATAACTTATCCAGAATCACTAAGGAATCCTGTAATATGGACCATTGTATTCAACGTGTAATTAAACAGCCTTTCTTCTGTAGAAGGCACTGGGAGATATTCATAGCTGAAACAAGATACAGACCCTTTTCTCAAGGGGCTATATAGTCTGAGTCAGTTTTCTTcgtaacagaaaaaaatcttaaaatcttaatGGGGGGATTTCCCCGGTgttctagtggttaggactcggcgctttcactgctgtcccccgggttcaatccctggtcagtgagctaaggtcccacaagccatgcggtgcagccaaaaaaaaaaaaaaagtcttaatggGGACACTTAAATAGATGACAGTGGAGCTGTATTGTTTGAAATAGAATTGAACACCCGGAGTTTTAATGGTCTGTTAGTCTCCCTTCCTACCTAATGGCAGCCTTTAAGGATACTCCATAACCATAGCTTGAGAACGAATGGCTCTTTTCCTTATCTCCATGTAGTGTTCATTGATCCCCTTCATGGTCATTTCAGAAGTGATTCTTAATGAGATGAAGAGTGCCGTACACCAATTTTTCTACCTTCTTGGTATGAGCTTTGAGCTTTTCTACAGAAACGAGGGTGAATACATTTAGACCATTTTTATAGGCAGCAGTTATTCCATAAATATTGTTCATTCCCTCCTTATAAGATGGAGCATTACAGCCATTCTTGGGTCTTTCTGTTTTTAGCTATTACTTTTTGCCAGCTTTTTGGAAGGACTATATTTGATTACTGTCCAGATTTGTCCTCAGCCATTCCATCTCAGGGGTGCAGTACTGATTATTGAAGTCACCAAAGAGGGCTATCTTGTTTTTGCTTGTTGTAGGAGGAGTCTCTAGTGACCCCTACAGGGTAGCCTAGCTCTTAGCCAGGCCACACTGTGGAAGTCTCACTTGGTCTTCACTCCCAGGATAGCTCAGAGGCACTTGATCTCAGAATTTTAGAGCTATACCAAGTGAAATTTAAACAGGCTTTCCAAAAACTCAGAGTTCTCGTTTTCAACCTCTAGCGAATATTGACAGCCAGCTCTCCTACTGTCTCCCCTGGGTCCCTTAGATTTCTTGGGCCAGCCTTTCTACAGGTACTGCAGAGTAGAGCTGATCACTGTCCAAACCCACAGTCCCAGGGTACATGGGTCTTTGtcttccttaacttctctgtggGTAGTCTGTGATCCATGCCTCTAGGCAATGTAGCCCCTTTGTAAGCAgaagtaataataattaacattatATTGAGCTTTTATTATGTGCTAGGTGCTATTCTAAGTAGTGTACATGCATTAATTTAGTTACTCATAATAGCAACAACGTACAATtaaagaaactgagatacagaagACTAGTCACTTACTTATTACATGGATAGTAGGTatcagagctaggatttgaatccaggcactCTGGCTCCAGACCCTTcactaatattaataatagtgaagatgatataTGAAAATTACCTACTAAGTGTCACAGGTTCTTCTAGGCATTGCCATACACCGTTGTCTCATATTCAATAACATAGGCCATTTCTCAACTACAATATTTCTTTCTTCCGCCTTTTAGTTCTGGCCTGAGCCTTGAAGATTCAAAGAAATTGACAGCTTCACCCAACGATCCCAAAGTAAAGAAAACCCCAGCTGAGCAACCAAAATCCATGCTTCCTTCAGAGGCCTCTCCTGTCAATATAGTCTCAGTAATTCCCCAGTTAGTGTCTAAAGAAGAAGTACTACAGCTGCCATCACCAGTCAGAAAAGAAGAGCGTGAAAGCCAAGATAAGATGCAGCCAAAGTCCAAATCCCCAGAGCCCCTGCTTTCCTCAGCTCCCAATACAGATGAGCTTAGCAGCGTCCCTCCCATCAAGTGCCCAAAGGATGAGGCTCTCTTGGAGCAAAAGCCAGTTGCCTCTGCTGAACAGAAGTCTGAGAAAGAGAGTCATCTCACTACAActtcaaattataataaaaatgaaagccaaGAAGCTTTAGTTACATCCCTGAGCAAACCCAAGAGCCCTGGGGTAGAAACAACAGTAGTGAAGCCCATAGTAGAAGCAGGTCTACAGGAGACCACTATGAAAGAGCCTCCATCAGCTCTGGCTGATCACAGCCCAGAAAACCTCAAGAGGAAACCTTCTGTCACCCAAGAAGAGGCCCCTATAAGCTGGGAGAAGAGACCACGTGTCACTGAGGATCGCCAGCACCAGCAGCCATTTCCAGTCTCCCCACAGCCCTTTCTCAGTAGAGGGGACAGGTTCCAGGTGCGGAAAGTACCACCTCTCAAGGTAAGAGAGCGggaagaattgaaaaagaaagatggtCTGAACACTAAGTTTTTGGTTGTACCTACTAAGTTTCAAATATTTGTGGTATTTCTTAATGCAGAAGCAGTTGTATATATTTGATATGCATGTAACTGTGGTCATACACgagtaaaattattaagaaacagGCATTTAGAACTGCAtccttatatgtatatatatagctgattcactttgttctacagcagaaactaagacaacattgtaaagcaattgtattccaataaaaaaaaatcataaataaaagaaCTGCATCCTCACAGATCCTTTTTGGGGTTTGAATACTTATTCAGATATCTGAATATCTAATGCAGTccacccccacccacacccctgcTGGCTACTCTTGTATTTTAAGACAGTTATGGAAAGTATTTTGTCTCATGTGACaaaataataagtataataataaaCAGGAGGAGGTCATTGATGTGATTAAGAGATCACATCTTTGTATCAAGAGCCATGATATTTAACACTTTATTGACTGGAGACATATTACGGCCACAGGCATTAGTTTCTACAAAAATCCCCGGTCAATAATGTGTTGATTATTGCTGCCATAACTGATTTGATGTTCTGAGAGCCTGGAACTACCTTTTAGTTCCAACCTTTTAAAGGAAATGTGTGTGGCTGCCATGAGTCACCACTGGTCACTTGAGGGACCTTAGTAAGGTGGAATAGCCTTGCTAAGCTCTACTGCTTAGGATATGTGATTAATTGTGTTTTAGCCCTATATTGCTGCATATCAgatcttttaaatttctatagcAGTGTCACTACCTTAGTGTGTACTTGGGCTTGTGCCTAATATCAGTTTGCAgttcattcttaattttattaatagtATTTATTAACACTGTTGTGTCTACTATGAACCCAGGCACTGGGTAGCATTCATTCACATTAGaatataagtaaaacaaaataagccAAATAGAAatactcttttcccttttttattcaaCTTAGACTAACCAAAGTCCTACCTGGAAATATCCCTTGGAAACACTCAGTTACTAGTACTTGACCTGTTTCATGCACTGTGGgacttctctctctcattttgcaCCATAATAGTATGATgttcttcattactttttaattttaagatttgtGATTGCAGCACTTAGgaatctctccttttttctttttctttttttttttttgatatttttctaccATTAGCATACACTGTCATGCTTTGCTAGAGATTCTGAGTTTTATGATAATCACttgtattcttcttttaaaaatatgagaaaccTTTCTTTAATGGGTGTCAATTAGAACTTATCTCTAAACCTGAGAGCTGAGTTATAGTCTAGgttttactttatataaatgacGCTGGGTAAGAACCATcatttctatttcctcatctttctGCTAATCCAAAGAGACTCTACACTGAAAACTTAAATCCATTGTGACCAAGTTaatgttatttaacttctttcctttcttttacttctttctcatttccccAAAAACTTTCCACCAGAAGTTGCTTTAGTAACACTCTTACCTTAGACCCTATCTCAAATCCCATTTTCTTAGACAAAGCTTAATGTAATTTATAACAGAACAAAATCTTTTAAACAAaacttaaatagaaaaacaaaatttgaattttattacaaatgttatatatgtatatgtgtataagattatatatgcacatatatctattttatatatgcatatctacaatataaaatgtgtacatatatgtatatagagagaTGGACAACTCAACCAGACATTATGTATTTTCCATTCAGTATACAATTATAACAGAAAGAATCTAATTCCTTTGCTATACCAGGGTAGGGCTTCTCAATAAGTTAAATTGTTGAATTGTTATCAGTGCCTAGAAAGCTTGTGTggtttttgtactttaaaaaaatatataacatctCATTTATTCTATATAAACGGGTAATAGGACTAGTTACCTAAATAACtgaaaattctcatttttaagcattaaaactttttattttaaccactCTTAAGGATTGTCCTTATTTAATCAACATGTTATTAATGATATTCAGTCATTATGATAGGTATCCTTTATTGTGCTGGATATGTTGTTATTCTCAAGATTATTCTAATGTAAGGTTGCTTGTTCCCTATATATGATTCCCCTCCACAACTGtgctttttactttcttgtttttaattttctagttttatctGTTTTTCCCCCTATTAGTTGTCTCTGCTAGATGGTATTACCAAGGGGCAACAGTTGCTTCTTTCTTATTCTGGGCAGCTTCTAAAATACTGTGTGCAGTTGGATGTAAAGTAGATTTCAGCTTTAAGAGAGAGATTGAGTATATCTCATGATGAGAAATATGTGGGCTTTGTGACAGGTGTTACAGAATCCTAGAGGTCTAACTTCTGAATGGCAGAGAATTCTTCAGGACTGCTGACCTTTTTAGAAATGGGTATTGCAGATAATGAAAAATCTTTAGTGATTTTATTAGTCTCAATTTAAGGAGTTCCAGAAAGATGACATGCATTTTCTTAGAGCTCAGCGgcttaatatgtttttaattacATGTCCTAGGACATCTGTAACAGTTATTTGCTCTTTTAAATTCTTCCAACTATTAGAAAGGCCCAGATACTGCTTCATTCTACTTAATTCCAGTAGCTTTCAAAGTATTGTTTTGAACAGGAGTCAGATTCCTTTTAGgtataatattttatgatatgaAAATCAGTGGTTTCAAACCTAATGATGCATCAGAATCTCGTAAGAAGCTTTCTAGAAATGcagtttttctctaggagttctAATTTGTAATTTTAAGGACAGGACTGAGaggatgtatattttttaaaagctccacaAATAAGTATAATGCCAGCAGGGGGTGAGAATGACATTGGTTAACGTTACAGACATTATATACATACCCTGTCATGTGGGTGGGCAGAGTGGATCACACACTGTCTTCCTTCCAGTGCAGTTTAGAAGCCTCTGTAATTTGAGATAATTCAGCCTATATGCTTAGCTGTGCAAGTGTGCGTGTgtaaaagagaagagaacaagaatTTTCCTCTGGACCTCGGTAGTAAAGCCAAGAAGTAAAAGACAGTAATGGTGTGctacttctttatttcttctgtttctgtcttctcgcttttacacacattttaaaatgtagataccATAGAAAGGTCTCTATCTTAAATGATCAGCTGTTATGAGTAGTAATGACATTAAGAGAGAGCTGTGTTGTAAGAAGAGGTTTGAGGCTTTGTGGTGGGAGTGGATGTCGAGGGAGGGGAGTCCTTGGCACCAATAGAGGAGGTGAAAGGATCCTGGAGACAAACCTTTGTGGCTGTCCCCATGGTTTGGTCTCTTAGTCACAGGCTTCCCGTCCTTGTCATAGGGTTCACTCTACTCAGAATTTGTGTTAATGAAGTTTGATTGctcttataaatgaaaactaagctctgttgtttttttcccccctaattcTTTCAGATCCCGGTCTCCAGAATCTCCCCCATGCCGTTTCCTACATCGCAGGTCTCTCCCAGGGCTCGTTTTCCAATCTCCATCACTAGTCCTAACAGGACAGGAGCCAGAACTCTCGCAGACATCAAAGCAAAAGCCCAGCTGGTCAAAGCACAGAGGgcagcagctgctgctgcagccgcAGCTGCTGCAGCCGCCTCAGTTGGAGGGACCATTCCAGGACCTGGCCCAGGGGGTGGACAAGGTCCAGGAGAGGGGGCTGAAAGGAGAACTGCTAGAGGAGGGAGTCCAGACTCAAACAGAGTCAGTGAAACTGGAAAGGGCCCCACACTGGAACTGGCAGGAACTGGAAGCAGGGGAGGTACGAGAGAGCTTTTACCCTGTGGTCCAGAGACTCAGCCCCAATCTGAGACCAAGACCCCAGGCCAGGCACAGTCTCACAGTGTCTCTGGAGCACAACTACAGCAAACCTCCTCAGTGCCTCCACCATCTGCCATCAGTGGAGCGTGCTCAAGTGTCCCGTCACCAGCCCACGCTAACACACCCCCACCAGCTTTAGGGAAAGTAAGTAATGAAAAACTGAACCCCACCAGGGCGGCAGCCACGGTGGCCTCTCTTAGCCACCCACAAGGGCCCAGTAATGGTAGGCAGGAGAAAGCACCTCCTACTCCAGCAGATCCTGCTCTAATCGCAGGTGCCTCACCTGTTCATTTTGCAGTCGATGGCACAGTTGAGCCCAAAGCAGGTTCTAGTAAGAATACACCAAACCCTCCAGCCTCAGCAGAGATAAGTGCTAGTGCTTCAGTGGACATGACTCCCTcccctttaacatctttattagcaACAGCCTCTTTAGAGAAGCTTCCTGTACCCCAGGTCGTTGTAACCATAGCACCTACTGGATCAGCTCCATCCTCGAGCACTTTGCCAGCAGCTTCTAGCCTTAAGACCCCAGGAGCTTCTTCAAGTATGAATGGACCCATTTCAAGGCCAAGCTCTAATATCCCTGCTAATAATCCTTTGGTAACTCAGCTGCTGCAAGGCAAAGATGTTCCCCTGGAGCAAATTCTGCCTAAACCTCTCACCAAAGTTGAAATGAAAACTGTTCCACTAactacaaaagaggaaaaggggatgATGATAGGAGCACTCGCAGGTACCAGCGTAACAGAAAATAGCACCAGAGAGGAAGTTAATGAGAGACAGTCCCATCCAGCTACACAGCAACTGGGTAAAAGTTTGCAAAGTAAGCAGCTCCCCCAGGTTCCAAGACCCCTTCAGCTCTTTTCAGGTAAGGATCTAAGAGACGCTAGCATTGACACACACCAATACCAAGAAGGACTAAGTAAAGCAACCCAAGATCAGATCCTTCAGACACTCATCCAAAGGGTTCGGAGGCAGAATGTTCTCTCGTTTGTGCAGCCCTCCCAGTTCAACTTCACTCACTCAGGTTTCCAGTTAGAGGACATCTCCACAAGCCAGAGGTTTATGCTGGGTTTTGCTGGCAGAAGGACATCCAAGCCTGCCATGGCAGGTCACTACTTACTTAACATTTCCACCTATGGCCGGGGTTCAGAGAGCCTTAGGAGGACCCATTCTGTAAACCCCGAAGACCGATTTTGTCTAAGTAGCCCCACTGAGGCCTTGAAGATGGGATATACAGATTGTAAAAATGCAGCAGGAGATAGTAGCAGCGGTAAAGAAGATGATACTGATGAGGAAAGTACTGGTGATGAGCAAGAATCTGTCATGGTGAAGGAGGAGCCGCAGGCTTCCCAGAGTTCTGGCAAGTGTGAAGCAAGTTCAGGACCCCACAGTAGAGAAACCCTATCCACCAGTGATTGTTCAGCTAAAAAGAATGTGAAGGCAGAGATGCCAGTGCCTGAGCAAACCCCTTTAAGCAAGGAGAATTACCTGTTCACTAGAGGCCAAACATTTGATGAGAAGACCCTAGCCAGAGATTTTATTCAGGCAGCACAGAAGCAGATGGCTCACGCAGTGAGAGGTAAGACCGTGCGGAGCAGCCCTGAGCTTTTCAATTCTACTGCTCTTCCTCTACCTGCAGACAGCCCTACCCATCAGTCTCTACTCCTTCCACCACTGCAAACCCCAAAGCTGTATGGAAGCCCCACACAGATTGGGCCAAGCTACAGAGGCATGATCAACGTCTCCACCTCATCGGACATGGACCATAACTCTGCTGTACCGGGGATGCCTGACTGTAGCCAGGTATCTAGCAATGTCGGTGATGTCATGTCCTTTTCAGTGACTGTCACAACCATCCCTGCTAGCCAAGCTATGAATCCCAGCAACCACGGCCAGACCATTCCTGTTCAGGCCTTTCCTGAAGAGAACAGCATAGAGGACACACCTTCGAAATGTTACTGCCGATTGAAAGCCATGATCATGTGCAAGGGGTGTGGAGCCTTCTGCCACGATGATTGCATTGGCCCCTCCAAACTGTGTGTCTCCTGCCTTGTCGTTCGGTAATGAGACCGGGAGAACACACTgtaaagaaggcaggaagggggaagggttgACAGATGTGGTTTTTGAGTTCTTTTGGAATCACAGAAATAAACTAGGTTTCAGTTGTCTTAAGAGACAAGTGTTACTTAATCAGGAATACAGAGTACAGATCTtacattttagaggaaaagcacCTTGTATAGTAAGTCCAAGTCAAGACTTTGTGAATTTGTGACAAGTTTGCACTTACAAAATCATGTAAATATGTCACAtcttgttttaacatttttccagGTGTTTAGGTAATAATGTATTACTTTGACTTCAGATTGATGTTCCACTTCATGTGACTTTGAAAAGTTTAATGCCATGCATGGTGAAAGGAAGCGATTTCCCTTCTGCCCTTTCTTAAGAGGCTAGGAAAAGAAAGGAGTGAGGGAATGGTCTGAAGAAATGACCACTCATGTTGATTATGTCTTGACCGCAGGCTTTACGTAGGTTATTCAGCCTTCACAGGATTTGGATTCAGGGTTTACTCAGTCCCTTTACCTTAGATGGAACCTTCTCAAGTTGAAATTTTTG
The sequence above is drawn from the Tursiops truncatus isolate mTurTru1 chromosome 14, mTurTru1.mat.Y, whole genome shotgun sequence genome and encodes:
- the ASXL2 gene encoding putative Polycomb group protein ASXL2 isoform X2, whose protein sequence is MSISSNQHLSLKTVKAASDSVPAKPAIWEGKQSDGQSSSPQNSNSSFSSSVKVENPLLGLGKKSFQRSDRLHTRQMKRTKCAEIDVETPDSILVNTNLRALINKHTFSVLPGDCQQRLLLLLPEVDRQVGPDGLMKLNGSALNNEFFTSAAQGWKERLSEGEFTPEMQVRIRQEIEKEKKVEPWKEQFFESYYGQSSGLSLEDSKKLTASPNDPKVKKTPAEQPKSMLPSEASPVNIVSVIPQLVSKEEVLQLPSPVRKEERESQDKMQPKSKSPEPLLSSAPNTDELSSVPPIKCPKDEALLEQKPVASAEQKSEKESHLTTTSNYNKNESQEALVTSLSKPKSPGVETTVVKPIVEAGLQETTMKEPPSALADHSPENLKRKPSVTQEEAPISWEKRPRVTEDRQHQQPFPVSPQPFLSRGDRFQVRKVPPLKIPVSRISPMPFPTSQVSPRARFPISITSPNRTGARTLADIKAKAQLVKAQRAAAAAAAAAAAAASVGGTIPGPGPGGGQGPGEGAERRTARGGSPDSNRVSETGKGPTLELAGTGSRGGTRELLPCGPETQPQSETKTPGQAQSHSVSGAQLQQTSSVPPPSAISGACSSVPSPAHANTPPPALGKVSNEKLNPTRAAATVASLSHPQGPSNGRQEKAPPTPADPALIAGASPVHFAVDGTVEPKAGSSKNTPNPPASAEISASASVDMTPSPLTSLLATASLEKLPVPQVVVTIAPTGSAPSSSTLPAASSLKTPGASSSMNGPISRPSSNIPANNPLVTQLLQGKDVPLEQILPKPLTKVEMKTVPLTTKEEKGMMIGALAGTSVTENSTREEVNERQSHPATQQLGKSLQSKQLPQVPRPLQLFSGKDLRDASIDTHQYQEGLSKATQDQILQTLIQRVRRQNVLSFVQPSQFNFTHSGFQLEDISTSQRFMLGFAGRRTSKPAMAGHYLLNISTYGRGSESLRRTHSVNPEDRFCLSSPTEALKMGYTDCKNAAGDSSSGKEDDTDEESTGDEQESVMVKEEPQASQSSGKCEASSGPHSRETLSTSDCSAKKNVKAEMPVPEQTPLSKENYLFTRGQTFDEKTLARDFIQAAQKQMAHAVRGKTVRSSPELFNSTALPLPADSPTHQSLLLPPLQTPKLYGSPTQIGPSYRGMINVSTSSDMDHNSAVPGMPDCSQVSSNVGDVMSFSVTVTTIPASQAMNPSNHGQTIPVQAFPEENSIEDTPSKCYCRLKAMIMCKGCGAFCHDDCIGPSKLCVSCLVVR
- the ASXL2 gene encoding putative Polycomb group protein ASXL2 isoform X1, whose product is MREKGRRKKGRTWAEAAKTVLEKYPNTPMSHKEILQVIQREGLKEISGTSPLACLNAMLHTNSRGEEGIFYKVPGRMGVYTLKKDVPDGVKELSEGSEESSDGQSDSQSSENSSSSSDGGSNKEGKKSRWKRKVSSRLSQPSSPQSGCPSPTIPAGKVISPSQKHSKKALKQALKQQQQKKQQQQQCRPSMSISSNQHLSLKTVKAASDSVPAKPAIWEGKQSDGQSSSPQNSNSSFSSSVKVENPLLGLGKKSFQRSDRLHTRQMKRTKCAEIDVETPDSILVNTNLRALINKHTFSVLPGDCQQRLLLLLPEVDRQVGPDGLMKLNGSALNNEFFTSAAQGWKERLSEGEFTPEMQVRIRQEIEKEKKVEPWKEQFFESYYGQSSGLSLEDSKKLTASPNDPKVKKTPAEQPKSMLPSEASPVNIVSVIPQLVSKEEVLQLPSPVRKEERESQDKMQPKSKSPEPLLSSAPNTDELSSVPPIKCPKDEALLEQKPVASAEQKSEKESHLTTTSNYNKNESQEALVTSLSKPKSPGVETTVVKPIVEAGLQETTMKEPPSALADHSPENLKRKPSVTQEEAPISWEKRPRVTEDRQHQQPFPVSPQPFLSRGDRFQVRKVPPLKIPVSRISPMPFPTSQVSPRARFPISITSPNRTGARTLADIKAKAQLVKAQRAAAAAAAAAAAAASVGGTIPGPGPGGGQGPGEGAERRTARGGSPDSNRVSETGKGPTLELAGTGSRGGTRELLPCGPETQPQSETKTPGQAQSHSVSGAQLQQTSSVPPPSAISGACSSVPSPAHANTPPPALGKVSNEKLNPTRAAATVASLSHPQGPSNGRQEKAPPTPADPALIAGASPVHFAVDGTVEPKAGSSKNTPNPPASAEISASASVDMTPSPLTSLLATASLEKLPVPQVVVTIAPTGSAPSSSTLPAASSLKTPGASSSMNGPISRPSSNIPANNPLVTQLLQGKDVPLEQILPKPLTKVEMKTVPLTTKEEKGMMIGALAGTSVTENSTREEVNERQSHPATQQLGKSLQSKQLPQVPRPLQLFSGKDLRDASIDTHQYQEGLSKATQDQILQTLIQRVRRQNVLSFVQPSQFNFTHSGFQLEDISTSQRFMLGFAGRRTSKPAMAGHYLLNISTYGRGSESLRRTHSVNPEDRFCLSSPTEALKMGYTDCKNAAGDSSSGKEDDTDEESTGDEQESVMVKEEPQASQSSGKCEASSGPHSRETLSTSDCSAKKNVKAEMPVPEQTPLSKENYLFTRGQTFDEKTLARDFIQAAQKQMAHAVRGKTVRSSPELFNSTALPLPADSPTHQSLLLPPLQTPKLYGSPTQIGPSYRGMINVSTSSDMDHNSAVPGMPDCSQVSSNVGDVMSFSVTVTTIPASQAMNPSNHGQTIPVQAFPEENSIEDTPSKCYCRLKAMIMCKGCGAFCHDDCIGPSKLCVSCLVVR